One Nitrosomonas sp. PY1 DNA window includes the following coding sequences:
- a CDS encoding phosphatidylinositol-specific phospholipase C/glycerophosphodiester phosphodiesterase family protein, protein MKLIAHRCNTINELRATDSQYGVEIDIRSFDGQLILQHDPFLNGELLTRWIDAYQHGTLILNIKEEGLEARLIDLMREKNITDYFFLDQSFPFLVKWSKAGERRCAVKVSEFESIETALTLTGKVDWAWIDCFSRFPLRSHDAQRLRTAGFKLCLVSPELQGRDAHSEIPALVKLLNEHVIAADAVCTKRADLWEQQLPKA, encoded by the coding sequence ATGAAACTCATTGCTCACCGCTGCAATACCATCAACGAGCTACGTGCCACGGATTCACAATATGGCGTTGAAATCGATATCCGTAGCTTTGATGGTCAACTGATTCTACAACACGATCCATTTCTCAACGGTGAATTACTGACCCGATGGATCGATGCCTATCAGCACGGAACTTTGATTCTCAATATCAAAGAAGAAGGATTAGAAGCACGGCTGATCGATCTGATGCGGGAAAAAAATATTACGGATTATTTTTTTCTCGATCAATCTTTCCCGTTTCTAGTGAAATGGTCAAAGGCTGGAGAGCGCCGCTGTGCGGTGAAAGTATCCGAATTCGAGTCGATTGAAACCGCTTTAACATTGACCGGCAAAGTGGATTGGGCATGGATTGATTGCTTCAGTCGCTTTCCCTTGAGATCGCATGATGCGCAACGGCTCCGGACAGCTGGCTTCAAGTTGTGCCTGGTTTCCCCAGAATTGCAAGGACGAGACGCGCATAGCGAAATTCCCGCCTTGGTAAAATTGCTTAACGAGCACGTTATCGCTGCCGATGCTGTATGTACCAAACGTGCCGATTTATGGGAGCAGCAACTTCCTAAAGCATGA
- a CDS encoding glycosyltransferase: MLNFIQKNHGPLLHLATLGVNRISTIPCYNESANLPLLLERCKPLEMQSGIEVILVDNGSTDRSPEVLQSLLPQYPGCRSIRVDSNQGYGYGFGILSGLKAAKGEILGWTHADMQTDPQDMLQAWHYLIATATTALSKDNATIVLSWMWHLPSAMAKPMWDINAQPTLFPRDFFLTWHSPPHDFSLDLYAYYQAQRQGLAVHRFPVKFGERAHGVSHWNVNWTAKWKFIRRTVDFSLQLKKNISA; the protein is encoded by the coding sequence ATGCTGAACTTTATACAAAAAAATCACGGCCCACTACTACATCTAGCTACCTTGGGAGTTAACCGGATAAGCACGATTCCTTGCTATAACGAGTCCGCCAACCTCCCTTTATTGCTGGAGCGCTGCAAACCTTTGGAGATGCAGTCCGGTATTGAAGTCATCCTGGTTGACAATGGCTCAACCGATCGCTCACCAGAAGTATTGCAAAGCTTATTACCCCAATATCCAGGTTGCCGCAGTATACGCGTAGACAGTAATCAAGGGTATGGGTATGGCTTTGGCATTCTATCCGGTCTCAAAGCGGCCAAGGGAGAGATTCTCGGTTGGACACACGCTGACATGCAAACTGATCCGCAGGATATGCTGCAGGCATGGCATTATTTGATCGCTACGGCAACAACAGCTTTATCAAAGGACAACGCTACGATCGTCCTTTCATGGATGTGGCATTTACCATCGGCGATGGCCAAACCGATGTGGGACATCAATGCACAACCGACGCTTTTTCCGCGTGATTTTTTTCTTACCTGGCATTCACCGCCGCATGATTTCTCATTGGATTTATATGCTTACTATCAAGCGCAACGACAAGGATTAGCGGTGCATCGCTTCCCCGTTAAATTTGGTGAACGGGCGCATGGTGTATCGCATTGGAACGTCAATTGGACAGCCAAGTGGAAATTCATTCGTCGCACCGTTGACTTTAGCTTGCAACTGAAAAAAAATATCTCGGCATGA
- a CDS encoding class II aldolase/adducin family protein yields MNNHNDQIRAQIIQFCADIGSNPLLVQGAGGNVSWKDSGTLWIKASGTWLAEADQHDIFVPVNPNALQHAIQQRNFAVTPQLIDTRELKPSIETLLHALMPQPVVVHLHAIEILAHLVRADCEKTLITAQGDSLSSVLVAYHKPGEDLAQAVYDAIMQKQDVDVVFLKNHGVVLGGSSIADIVTTLNTLITILQTPVGAADHTRPIPVSRHPSYVPIQDTTLHELATHSTLFDRLTSDWALYPDHVVFLGPQAYTYTNWEQTETLFAISPNEKPELIFIRDHGVFVTRTFSIAKQVQLRCYYDVIKRQKAGTMLTSLCHNQIAALLNWDAEKYRMRLANIP; encoded by the coding sequence ATGAACAACCATAACGATCAGATACGAGCGCAAATCATTCAGTTTTGCGCTGATATTGGAAGTAATCCTTTGTTGGTACAGGGCGCGGGTGGTAATGTGTCATGGAAAGACTCTGGCACATTATGGATCAAAGCATCAGGAACCTGGTTGGCTGAGGCGGATCAACACGACATTTTCGTTCCGGTCAATCCGAATGCACTACAACACGCTATTCAGCAACGTAATTTTGCTGTAACTCCTCAATTGATAGATACGCGCGAATTAAAACCTTCGATTGAAACGCTGCTGCATGCGCTAATGCCACAGCCAGTTGTAGTTCATTTGCATGCCATCGAAATATTGGCCCATTTGGTACGAGCTGATTGTGAAAAAACTTTGATAACGGCGCAAGGTGATTCGTTATCGAGTGTTTTAGTGGCTTATCATAAACCTGGGGAAGACCTTGCCCAAGCAGTTTACGATGCGATCATGCAGAAACAAGATGTTGATGTCGTATTTTTAAAAAACCACGGTGTGGTGCTAGGTGGATCCAGCATCGCAGATATTGTGACAACACTCAACACGCTGATTACCATACTTCAAACTCCGGTTGGCGCAGCGGATCATACACGCCCTATTCCTGTTTCTAGACACCCGAGTTATGTGCCAATTCAAGACACTACATTACATGAATTGGCAACCCATTCAACGTTGTTTGACCGACTCACATCCGACTGGGCACTTTACCCCGATCACGTCGTATTTCTTGGTCCGCAAGCATATACCTATACGAATTGGGAACAGACCGAAACCCTATTCGCCATAAGTCCCAATGAAAAACCTGAATTGATATTTATCCGCGACCATGGTGTCTTTGTCACCCGTACCTTCAGTATCGCAAAGCAAGTTCAGTTACGCTGTTATTATGATGTCATCAAAAGGCAAAAAGCCGGTACTATGCTGACATCGTTATGCCATAATCAAATTGCAGCCTTACTCAATTGGGACGCGGAAAAATATCGTATGCGTTTAGCAAATATCCCCTAA
- a CDS encoding type IV secretory system conjugative DNA transfer family protein: MARQYSNQHPTSLLALLSITAGLVWWATSLNPPLLDGRIDWLSALIYLSAVLASLKTLIRLLENLAHYIDLLASHEPTRQKGSAAWSTLKEFKDGLTKNNSGPFWGRFAGSSSPALFFDVVSNALTIASAGSGKGIYTVIPSILIIRHGKVVTDFKSELVVMLKSALEKRGEIVRKLNPANLWSDIIGPSDSYNPLDIIADDLMRPGGLRDVMDDLREMAAQILPEPAGKETDNSYFREGSRSLISIGVIFEIMIDLYDAMLSSVALLLENRQRLEDLARWITGVDIDGKPHPDGPFPIERTEWAKVHDPQDVAEFAKLVRARALNLIALMSGDSRTFDSFITGAQQALAPFAFGRLAPAMARSTFAMRDLKEGKKPTTLFIVADASRMEAYKAYIGLMQWCCTTAMKRHPAKDRPVYFILDEATNYKINGLESLLTWGRSYGIRLHLIFQDFAAFERTYSKTALDTLLSETEIKQFLPGQRSPKTLEMISKMLGEQSVIAMGGNRSIEHLGLNETISEVGRPLATPDEIRRMKKGILFVRQYRPILFEPVSYAEIEPWRSQVGINPFHGKPFRRKVKLRL; encoded by the coding sequence ATGGCTCGCCAATATTCCAATCAACATCCCACCAGTCTGCTCGCGCTCCTAAGCATCACAGCCGGACTGGTGTGGTGGGCAACCAGTCTCAATCCGCCGCTTCTTGATGGCCGCATAGATTGGCTTAGTGCTTTAATTTACTTGTCGGCAGTCCTTGCCAGTCTAAAAACCCTAATCCGTTTGCTTGAAAATCTCGCACACTACATCGATCTTTTAGCTAGTCATGAACCCACAAGGCAAAAAGGTAGCGCCGCTTGGTCCACACTCAAGGAATTCAAAGACGGATTAACTAAAAATAATAGCGGACCTTTCTGGGGACGGTTTGCAGGAAGTTCTTCACCCGCTCTCTTTTTCGATGTTGTTTCGAATGCCTTGACCATAGCTTCTGCGGGTTCCGGAAAGGGAATTTATACAGTGATTCCATCTATTTTGATCATTCGGCACGGAAAAGTTGTGACGGATTTTAAATCAGAGCTAGTAGTTATGCTGAAATCTGCTTTAGAAAAACGCGGCGAAATTGTTCGAAAACTTAATCCCGCCAATTTATGGTCGGATATTATCGGTCCAAGCGATTCATACAATCCGCTCGATATCATTGCCGACGATCTGATGCGTCCCGGAGGTCTGCGGGATGTGATGGATGATTTGCGCGAGATGGCTGCACAGATACTACCGGAACCGGCGGGTAAGGAAACCGATAATTCCTACTTCAGGGAAGGAAGTAGATCCCTGATTTCAATAGGTGTTATATTTGAAATCATGATTGATTTATATGACGCAATGCTGTCTTCCGTTGCGTTATTGCTAGAAAATCGCCAGCGTCTCGAGGATTTGGCAAGATGGATTACGGGTGTTGATATCGATGGAAAGCCACACCCGGATGGCCCTTTTCCAATCGAGCGTACCGAATGGGCAAAGGTTCACGACCCACAGGATGTCGCCGAATTCGCGAAGCTGGTCAGAGCCAGAGCACTTAATCTCATTGCCTTGATGTCGGGCGACAGCCGCACGTTCGATAGCTTTATCACCGGAGCGCAACAAGCCTTGGCACCATTCGCCTTCGGACGCTTGGCGCCCGCCATGGCCCGCTCTACCTTTGCTATGCGCGATCTCAAGGAAGGCAAGAAACCGACTACGCTTTTCATCGTAGCCGATGCCAGCCGTATGGAAGCTTATAAAGCCTATATCGGTTTAATGCAGTGGTGTTGTACGACGGCAATGAAGCGTCATCCTGCCAAAGATCGCCCTGTGTATTTCATTCTGGATGAAGCCACGAATTACAAGATCAATGGGCTGGAGAGCCTGCTGACGTGGGGCAGATCGTATGGGATTCGTCTTCACCTAATATTTCAGGATTTTGCAGCTTTTGAGCGGACTTACTCTAAAACGGCATTAGATACTCTTCTTAGCGAAACTGAGATCAAACAATTCCTGCCCGGCCAGCGCTCGCCTAAAACGCTAGAAATGATTTCCAAAATGCTGGGAGAACAGTCTGTAATAGCCATGGGCGGCAATCGATCCATCGAGCATCTAGGCTTAAATGAAACCATTAGTGAAGTGGGCCGCCCGTTAGCTACGCCTGACGAAATCCGGCGCATGAAGAAAGGTATTTTATTCGTGCGCCAATACCGTCCGATTTTGTTTGAACCTGTATCTTACGCCGAGATCGAGCCTTGGCGCTCGCAAGTGGGCATCAATCCATTCCACGGCAAGCCTTTTCGCAGAAAAGTCAAACTACGCCTATAG
- a CDS encoding recombinase family protein — MDKAVIYCRVSTKRQTKEGDGLASQATRCREFARYRNMEVVEVFQDSQSGSLIDQPGMQAMLKFLRAHRKDNITILVDDVSRLARGMEVHIRLRTEIASVGAKLASPSMTFGEDSDSILVEHLLASVS; from the coding sequence ATGGATAAAGCGGTAATTTATTGTCGGGTATCCACCAAGCGGCAGACGAAAGAAGGCGATGGTCTGGCTTCGCAAGCCACTCGTTGCCGTGAGTTTGCCCGCTATCGGAATATGGAAGTGGTCGAAGTATTTCAGGATTCTCAATCCGGCTCGCTGATTGATCAACCCGGTATGCAAGCGATGCTCAAATTCCTGCGAGCGCATCGTAAAGATAATATTACAATTTTAGTGGATGATGTGAGCAGGCTCGCTAGGGGGATGGAGGTCCATATTCGCTTACGGACAGAAATTGCGAGCGTAGGTGCGAAATTAGCTTCACCCAGTATGACGTTCGGAGAAGACTCGGATTCCATCCTCGTAGAGCACTTACTTGCCAGCGTGTCGTAG
- a CDS encoding helix-turn-helix domain-containing protein yields MQGYTSLTKFLFDFVECFRPKFESLDEFRAFRKIIKKLKKSSSTSSFTTTENKNISQKPITNQTNVNQFFEYLAGYSKSALSNFKASNPIQQLDYLSLEEHHLFQIILETANSKAVHTDLSGRRIIFNFLKLIPEERIDVFKHILENRVMQYADQFGVSSRTIYRELSRYAEVEERLSINAG; encoded by the coding sequence GTGCAAGGATATACAAGTCTCACTAAATTTTTATTCGATTTTGTTGAGTGCTTTCGTCCAAAATTTGAAAGCTTAGATGAGTTTAGAGCGTTTAGAAAAATTATAAAGAAACTTAAGAAATCTTCCTCTACCAGCAGTTTCACCACTACCGAGAATAAAAATATTTCTCAAAAGCCTATTACTAATCAAACTAACGTTAATCAATTTTTTGAGTATTTAGCGGGGTATTCGAAATCAGCTTTGAGCAACTTTAAAGCATCGAATCCAATTCAACAATTAGACTATTTATCATTAGAAGAGCACCATTTATTTCAAATCATACTAGAAACAGCAAACAGTAAAGCCGTCCATACTGATCTATCGGGAAGGCGAATTATTTTTAATTTTTTAAAGTTGATTCCCGAAGAAAGAATAGATGTCTTTAAGCATATTTTAGAAAACAGAGTAATGCAGTACGCTGATCAATTCGGTGTATCTTCCCGCACGATATACCGTGAGCTTTCACGATATGCAGAAGTTGAGGAAAGGCTATCGATCAATGCCGGATAA
- a CDS encoding aspartate kinase has translation MTFYVQKYGGTSVGSTERIKNVARKVAKFHSQGHQLVVVVSAMSGETNRLIALAHEVQALPDPREMDVMVSTGEQVSIALLSMALKELGVNAKSYTGSQVRILTDSTHTKARILNIDESRIRTDLEAGYVIVVAGFQGVDEKGNITTLGRGGSDTTGVALAAALKADECQIYTDVDGIYTTDPRVVAEARRLNTITFEEMLEMASLGSKVLQLRSVEFAGKFKVKLRVLSSFEEDGQGTLITFEEDENMEQAVISGIAFNRDEAKITVVGVPDHPGIAYQILGPVADANIDVDMIIQNVGQDGLTDFSFTVHRNEFNNAMNILKEKIQPHIGARDVIGGDRIAKVSVVGVGMRSHAGIASKMFRVLAEEGINIQMIATSEIKISVVVDEKYMELAVRVLHKAFDLEQAL, from the coding sequence GTGACGTTCTATGTTCAGAAGTATGGTGGCACCTCAGTCGGTAGCACTGAGCGGATTAAAAATGTAGCCCGTAAAGTCGCCAAATTCCATTCGCAAGGACATCAGCTAGTGGTAGTCGTTTCAGCCATGAGCGGTGAAACCAATCGACTAATCGCGCTCGCACATGAAGTACAAGCGTTACCTGATCCACGCGAAATGGATGTAATGGTATCCACCGGCGAACAAGTTTCGATTGCACTATTATCTATGGCACTCAAGGAACTCGGTGTCAATGCTAAAAGCTATACCGGATCGCAAGTCAGAATCTTAACTGACAGTACTCACACCAAAGCGCGCATACTGAATATCGATGAATCTAGAATCCGTACCGATCTTGAGGCCGGTTATGTCATCGTTGTTGCCGGATTCCAAGGTGTCGATGAAAAAGGCAACATTACTACGTTGGGTCGCGGGGGTTCGGACACTACGGGCGTTGCATTAGCGGCAGCACTCAAAGCCGATGAATGTCAGATTTATACCGATGTGGATGGCATTTACACCACTGATCCACGTGTTGTTGCTGAAGCCAGGCGCTTAAACACCATCACATTCGAGGAAATGCTCGAGATGGCTAGTCTTGGCTCTAAAGTGTTGCAGCTCAGATCAGTTGAATTTGCAGGAAAATTTAAAGTCAAGTTGAGGGTGCTTTCCAGCTTCGAAGAAGACGGACAAGGCACGCTGATTACTTTTGAGGAAGACGAGAATATGGAACAAGCCGTTATTTCAGGAATAGCATTTAACCGAGATGAAGCAAAAATTACGGTCGTTGGCGTTCCTGATCATCCGGGTATTGCTTATCAGATTCTGGGGCCAGTTGCCGATGCCAACATTGATGTGGACATGATCATTCAAAACGTTGGGCAAGATGGGTTAACAGACTTTTCATTCACAGTTCATCGCAATGAATTTAATAATGCAATGAATATCCTTAAAGAAAAGATTCAGCCACATATTGGTGCCCGTGACGTCATCGGAGGTGATAGAATCGCAAAAGTTTCCGTTGTCGGTGTTGGCATGCGCTCACATGCCGGTATCGCTAGTAAGATGTTTCGCGTACTCGCTGAAGAAGGCATCAATATTCAAATGATCGCAACATCTGAGATTAAAATATCCGTAGTAGTTGATGAGAAATATATGGAATTAGCGGTTCGGGTTCTGCATAAAGCATTTGATCTGGAACAGGCTCTTTGA